Genomic DNA from Nitrospira sp.:
TAGTCGTCGAGCTTCGGACGTTGGTCCGTGTTGGCGATGTCTTCCAGAAGAAGGGGATGCAGGCCAAAATGTTTCCCGAATCCTTCCAAGACATCAACCTTATGGACCCCGCTAACATTCACCCATGTGACGGTTTCGTCGGCAGGCAGTTGAAACGCATTCAGGTCCGTGACGACCTGCTCCTCGCAGCGCGCGCCGGCATAATTGAACAGGGTCATGCTCACGGCCTCGGTTCGCTGTTCGCCGATGTGAATGAGCGTCCCTGGCGAGAGCCCCGTCTTCTTCGACCGTTTCTGGATCAGTTTCATCGTAGCCTGCTTGTACGCAGATTCAACGGCCAGGTCAAGCGTGGTACACGCTCAGTTCTTTTCATCTAACTCCAGGCCTGCTACTCTCCTGTCATGATATGGAACAATGAACTAGATGTTCTCAGCATGGCGATTCGGAAGGCTGGAGTAGAAGCCTTACGGTTCGCCGTCGATGGCTTTGAGACGATTCAGAAGCCGGACCAATCCCCAGTGACCTCGGCGGACCTGGCCGTGAATGAGGTCCTTCTCTCCCACTTGATGTCGGCGTTTCCTGAGGATGGATGGCTCTCTGAAGAATCACCCGATCGTCTGGACCGACTTCAGAAACGACGAGTCTGGGTGGTTGATCCAATAGACGGGACGAAGGCGTTCATCAGTGGTGAACCGGAATATTGCATTTCCGTGGGCCTCATTGAACAGGGTCGACCGATCGTGGCAGCCATCTTCAACCCTTCCACAGACGAATTATTCACTGCAACTCGAGGTGGAGGTCTGCGCCTCAATAATAAACCGGTTGCTCCACCAGCTTCGTGGAACGGTCGACATCCAGAGATTGCTCTGAATCAATGGGAACAACAGATCGGCCGCTTCACCTCCCTGGAGCCATCGGTCAATAAGCGGCCTATCCGCTCAATCGCTTGGGTACTCGCACTCGCCGCAACTGGCCGTATCGAGGGAGTCGTCACGTGGGAACCAGAAAATGAATGGGATGTGGCCGCAGGGACGCTCCTCATCACGGAGGCAGGGGGAACCATCTCCGATGGCCTTGGACAGGAACTACTCTTTAACCGACGCGAGCCTCGCTATCGCGGCATCATCGCCACAGGCCCACACTGTCCCGAGGCGCTCGCGCGACAGCTCAGAGGC
This window encodes:
- a CDS encoding 3'(2'),5'-bisphosphate nucleotidase CysQ, with product MIWNNELDVLSMAIRKAGVEALRFAVDGFETIQKPDQSPVTSADLAVNEVLLSHLMSAFPEDGWLSEESPDRLDRLQKRRVWVVDPIDGTKAFISGEPEYCISVGLIEQGRPIVAAIFNPSTDELFTATRGGGLRLNNKPVAPPASWNGRHPEIALNQWEQQIGRFTSLEPSVNKRPIRSIAWVLALAATGRIEGVVTWEPENEWDVAAGTLLITEAGGTISDGLGQELLFNRREPRYRGIIATGPHCPEALARQLRGLTCGTHNGLA